A DNA window from Calliphora vicina chromosome 1, idCalVici1.1, whole genome shotgun sequence contains the following coding sequences:
- the LOC135951316 gene encoding uncharacterized protein LOC135951316: MRTFIVLCLVAVACADQLGYNYQPVDHSAAGLSFAPSGSYGSSSDNVPSFAPQGYNAEASHASPSYAPQAELEKEFYTFSANDDDFNDPAASNQHSNAIKQGLRVIFIKGPEHSGLEDAALGLAKQAAGQKTAIYVLNKQADLSDLANKLNSANKNNNNKPEVHFVKYRTPEDAANAQKAIQGQYDSLGGSSQSHNGGVAPVLNFASSAPVSAPAYAASAPGSAYLPASVVRS, from the coding sequence ATGCGCACTTTCATTGTTCTCTGTTTAGTGGCTGTTGCCTGTGCCGATCAATTGGGCTACAACTATCAACCTGTTGATCATTCCGCTGCCGGATTATCATTCGCTCCTAGTGGCTCATATGGTTCTTCATCGGATAATGTTCCTTCTTTTGCTCCTCAAGGATATAATGCTGAAGCTTCCCACGCATCTCCATCATATGCTCCCCAAGCTGAACTTGAAAAGGAATTTTATACATTCAGCGCTAACGATGACGACTTCAATGATCCCGCTGCTTCAAACCAACACTCCAATGCCATCAAACAAGGTCTTCGCGTTATTTTCATTAAGGGTCCTGAACACAGTGGTTTGGAAGATGCTGCTCTTGGTTTAGCCAAACAGGCTGCTGGTCAAAAGACTGCCATCTATGTTCTCAACAAACAAGCTGATCTCTCAGATTTGGCCAACAAACTCAATTCTGCCAACaagaataacaacaacaagCCTGAAGTACATTTCGTCAAATACCGCACCCCAGAGGATGCTGCCAACGCCCAAAAAGCCATTCAAGGCCAATACGATTCTTTGGGAGGTTCTTCTCAATCTCATAATGGTGGTGTTGCTCCTGTATTGAACTTTGCATCAAGCGCTCCAGTGTCTGCTCCCGCATACGCAGCATCTGCTCCAGGATCTGCTTATTTGCCTGCTTCGGTTGTACGTTCATAA